The following is a genomic window from Patagioenas fasciata isolate bPatFas1 chromosome 1, bPatFas1.hap1, whole genome shotgun sequence.
aaaaataataagatGATCTTTTCCCCAAGAATACAATACGACAGGAAACTAATGACAAGGTTACTCTGATTTCCTTTAATTTGGGATGACAGCAAGAGTATGCTATCACACAAAAACTGTACTGTGAAATTTTTGCATGTGCACACAATTTTTGTTCTTTGAAATAGTCTAATCTATATCTGGGCTGTGTGTCAAGTCCAGAGTACGTGATTGGTTGGTGTGTTTAGGTAAATTAACTGTGGGTATCCAGCTACATTTATGCAAACAATCAAACCTCCTTGCACCAGGGTGCAGAAACCTGTGAGAGAAAGGTGGTGGGAGGGAGGACCAGGAGCAGCAATGAGCCTGAATAGCCACCTCCAGATAAGCTCCCACTCCAGATAGCTTGTCTAAACACCTGTTTGAAAATGATGAAATTCACTATTGCCATTatagctatgatttttttttagcttttctttagATAGCTTTCTGTTTCTGTGAAAGGTTGAGTGGCTAAACACTTGTTTTTACTATTGATCACTCATATCAGCAATAAATAGCTTCTTGTGCTATTTGGTGCATCATTCTACTGGGCTAATACTGCCTGTTTGCTATAGGCCTACTTTAAATAGCACACTGTGTTAAATTGAGTTTTGGAGACTGAAAACAGAACTTTGAAACCAGGCAGTGTAAGAAGCAAGTGTGAGTGCTGCAAAGCAGAGGGGTAGGGGTTCAAGAATTGTGGCACTACTGTATAGTGGCCCCTTAAAAGTAACGGGACTACCAAGTCATCATGTTCCTGAGGAACCAAAGGATAAAGCCCAGTGACTGCCTCAGACAGAAGAGCTTCTCAGTGCTGTTGTCATAACATGCTTGACAGGGTGTTCACTTCAGTGTGGAAGAAGTTAGAAGTAAACATGAAGTCCATGGCTAAGTGTTACCGGCTTGAAAGAATAAAACAACTGACTCTTTTTGGCACTTTTGGGAGCTACTGAATTAATGGGTAGCCCTTGTTAGTGCATATCTACAGACAGAGACATGCTGGTTGATATATCTGCTATCTAGAAAACATGAAGTATCATGGTGAGACTTACAGTTGGCTGACAGATTTTCCCGAAGTATTCTATTTTCTATGGAGCACTCTATTTGCATGTTAGAAGTGGCTTTAACCTTCAGTGTGCTAAAAACACTGTAAGTGCCATCCGTGTGGTGGCTGATCTTTAGCTCTGACGGAGGCAGGTGGCTGTTGTCCGTTTTATTTATCCAATAAACATTGGGTTCTGGGTATCCATTGCCAGACCTGCAGCTGAAAGTCACCTCCTCTTCAGTGCTGTCACTGTTTCTTATGGGTCCACTGAGTATGGGTTGGCTATAACTAGCTGGAGAGCAAGAGCAAAAATAGTCATTGACTGCTTGAAATATATTGAAAAGACAAAATTTTGATGTGTTCTGAAGCAGAAGTTCTGGGTTTCATATAACTTTCACGACTTGAAAGGGAAACACCTGCACAGTTTGGTATATAAGCCAGAGAGCTGAGAGAATACTGGAAGGGCAGAAGGCTAAAGCCAAACCCAAAGGAAGAAAGCAACTTCTTAAGCTGCTGTTACCCAGTCACATGCAAGAGCCTGTTGAAAACCAAGATGAAAAATATCCCACAAAGGATAAACAGCTGTTACAGGTATTCTTCCAGTTTCAGATTCCCTATCTGTAACATTTAAATTAAGCAGACTTCATTTCAGCAAAGGGCTGAAGTATGTTTCAAAGTTAAGGATATGATTAAATGTAATACTGAAATGGCACAAATTTGAAAAGCTGGAATGAGAATTTGGGCAAATACATGCAAGTGATGCAAGTTCTTACCTGCTAATCTGAGAACCACTTCTGCCTGATGAATCACTCTGGTATATTCAGTTTTCTGCAGTACTACACATTTGTACCTATGTTTATCACTCTGGCTGACATTTAGTAGTAGCAGGGAAAAATCACCTTTTTCCAATCTATCCCAGAATAACTGAGTCCTGTTTTTAAAGTGAATACACTGTTCACTTTCATTGTCTTGACCAGAGATCAGTGCATGTACAACTGTACACTCTTCTTGATCATCAGCTATTTGCCAATATACCCGTAGATTTTTTAAGTGTAATTCTTTTCCTTGATAAATGCAACTCAGTGTAACGTTGTCTCCAGGTTTACTGGTGATGATCTTCCCCTCCAGTGCAATAACTAGAAGATTGAAAAAGAGAGAGGTTACGTGGAAAAAGAACGTCATTTGTTTCAAGTATGTTCTACCACATGTGGACTGCAGTATTAGTATTTGTAACGGGCAGGTTAGTGTGCTAACTTCATAATAATTCCTAACTCCTGACTCGCTGATGGCTAATTCTCAACATGCCTACTTGTTTGTGCATTTTCCAAAGGGATCTTTTACAATATAAAGCCTTCTGCTTATTTCTTTCTCTGAGAACCAACAGGTCTAAGAGCTCCCAGCCCCATGGATACCTGCATGTTTCACTTTCTCCGCTGACAGCGGCTGACTGCAGAGCCATATTCAAGTCCTAATGATTTAgtaataactttctttttttttaattaagaaaaatgcCAAATAATGCCAAGTGAATCACAAGAGGTGGAAAGAATGATCAGAAAAAGAGTGCTACCATT
Proteins encoded in this region:
- the ICOSLG gene encoding ICOS ligand isoform X2, producing MEPRSCGFLLLLLHILRAVIALEGKIITSKPGDNVTLSCIYQGKELHLKNLRVYWQIADDQEECTVVHALISGQDNESEQCIHFKNRTQLFWDRLEKGDFSLLLLNVSQSDKHRYKCVVLQKTEYTRVIHQAEVVLRLAASYSQPILSGPIRNSDSTEEEVTFSCRSGNGYPEPNVYWINKTDNSHLPPSELKISHHTDGTYSVFSTLKVKATSNMQIECSIENRILRENLSANYTQQKQSNGSSTESHKNLEKSRRSAQAAGIISIVLLMGLLAVIACWLWRRRSSKLVSYTDVQTNEDKGGLNSPI
- the ICOSLG gene encoding ICOS ligand isoform X1, with product MEPRSCGFLLLLLHILRAVIALEGKIITSKPGDNVTLSCIYQGKELHLKNLRVYWQIADDQEECTVVHALISGQDNESEQCIHFKNRTQLFWDRLEKGDFSLLLLNVSQSDKHRYKCVVLQKTEYTRVIHQAEVVLRLAASYSQPILSGPIRNSDSTEEEVTFSCRSGNGYPEPNVYWINKTDNSHLPPSELKISHHTDGTYSVFSTLKVKATSNMQIECSIENRILRENLSANYTQQKQSNGSSTESHKNLEKSRRSAQAAGIISIVLLMGLLAVIACWLWRRRSSKLVSYTDVQTNEDKGGLNYASPNPSLIHSVCTV